A window of Chrysoperla carnea chromosome 3, inChrCarn1.1, whole genome shotgun sequence genomic DNA:
TTTCCTCAAGTTATGAACCTCGATGACCATGTGcgaaaagatatatatattactggaattgcaaaattttctacCTTCCTCCGGTATTTCCTCACTAACTTATTCATTTACATCGTAAGACAAAAGTATCTTTATAATTCTTTGTAGAGCGTcaaatttcatacaattttgaATACTCCAACATATTCGTGTGTAAATTCGTTACCTTAAAAGGTCATTTCAAAATACGCTAATTGTTGTAATTATGGTTCCTGGTTACAATGACTATCTTTGGACAACATCACCCACCCCAATTCAAATAAGCAACTTTTCTTCTCCGATGAAGGCATGGTATGGAGTGGTAGTTTGATAAAAACTACAAATAATTGAgtggtagttttttttttatttaaatcataaataaaattaacaaattacatTCAATCCAAAATCAAGATGGGTGATCcacaaaaattcgtttttttccaaaaacaattAAGTCCAATTctacattattaatataataatgaacattttttttaaatttaaattaatattattatatacatacacatatattaGTACAGAATGTTTCAGGGGCActggtaaatattaaaaaaaaattatgtgccAGTGTATTCGCATTTCACAAATAACGTATGAGAAATTTTGACAGTTAtacttaaggtatttctatcGGAGTGAGAAAGTAcgcgatatcttaaaaagacaaaaaaatatatttttctaaatataagtGCAGTAAATCTGTTAACGCTACAACGAATATTCTCATATTCATCAGtgaatacacaaataataaGCAGCACAGAAATAAATTGTACAACGTTGCCGCTTGTACAATTCACTTTTGGATTAGATTAAATATTcgttaaataataatctttatttattgtcGTTTCGTAAACTAAACGGTCAATTACATACTGTTTAGGTCCAAAgcatatatctagttttattatcaAAGTTATTTTCTGTAGCAAAAACGCAagctaaaaatgttcaaaatatagacctaattttgaaaatttatagcagctAATAGAGACGGTCAATgtagctaaaatttttttacgactTGATGTCGTTGAAAACTACCATAATTTCGTGCAAAACTACTTTTAGTCTCATGTTGTTAGAAAtaccataaatattatttatattataattttttctttaagtatTTACCATAACCTTGACGAGAACAccctgtatttttttgttttatatgaaatacgattgaatttttgattataaatgcGATTATAATATcatgtatatgtttatatttaaattatatacagaatgatatatttattaacaattgataagaaaagtaatgaaaaatagGTATACCGGAGCCAACTAGATTGCTAAACCGTCCAAATAACAGCCTAGCCTTTTTTCAAAACGGCTCCGGTCACCCAACGCTCGGAACGATATTCTATTAGAAGTTTTGTAGATTGAAAAAGAAGGCTTTCAAATTTGTGTCATAAAAAAGTTCTAtgtgtaatgaaaatttatactattaaatttcaaattttatttaagaaaaataatttttcgaaaatattttataaaaacgatctttaggataattttaatttttcataaatcatcctgtacatattttttatttattcgctAGAGATTAATAGCGCTAAGagctatataattattttattagagtACACCTAGTAAAATCGATAGTGAGCTGAGCGATTTTTTGTGTGAGTGTGATTGTAAAAACCAgctattatttgaaattatgagCAGGAAATTGAAacagtttttgttgttgtttttttttcttctttaagcTGTTCGCATAATAATGTGTACTCCAGAATCTGTGTCGACTGGTTCACTTAATTCACCAACTTTTAATGCAAATGCTGCCTCTTCGAATGGTCGTTGCATTGTGCCCCGACCAAATGGTCCCAAATCACCTCCACGTCGAGCCGATGAACAGTCTGAATAATTTTGGGCTAGTTCGGCAAATGATGCTCGACCTTGAACTATTTGTTCTCTGTAAGCTAAAAAAATACGcagttaaaaaaacaattgtccCGAAAACTAACTGCAGCCAAGCACCCTTTTTTCATTGGCTAATGACCCAGGGCCTCGTCATCGGCAAAGCGCCgatctttttcaaaacaatctaACTTTACAGCCGTCGTTAAATTTTTACGCAAGTGCACAATTCAATCTGTTGGCGGAGATggtgaaaaataaagtttttctttaattaacgaAAATAGAAAAGTTTCCTAGAGTGTTTTTGCAATAAGCAATAAATTCGTGGATTACAGCGTGAGCGTGAGGACCAAAAACACATAATACGTTCTCGCTCGACCCCATTAGAGGCATGATACAACCCGTAGATCAGACCATAaccttaaattttgaaatattcatttttcgcGATTAATAACATTTCTTGTACATTTTAagcatattttaataacaaataacaacCCCGGGCAACAAAATACTGCAAAGATAGAATTTCTGAAAGTCAGGGTATTCGTGGCTAACGGATTGATCCGTGGATGGTGttgaattcttgaaaaattcagatattcgatttaaaaagtacaaattcaattatatttcagCCAAAAACTGAACATGGGCacaagtttttatattaatcGAATTGATACTTACTAAAATCTTATAAACTGAATTTcccgcttttttttttttgtatttaataattaaatttatttaggaaaATGAGTAAGTGAAATAATGATAACTTACATTTTAAAAGTTCTAAAGCTTCCTCTTTAGAACGAGTAATATTTTCTTCGCGCCATGAAGATGGTCGCCgggaatttttatgtttaacaaGTAAATGTGAACATTGAACTTGTTCGGGGCCACACGATGCAACAGGCTCTGCTGGTTTATCAGGAACATCCCATTGTGATtcttttgtgtaaatatttaaatagtaatgATGTCCTAAAAAACCGAAATCGTTAATACGTCATGTTAAAAATGTACATAAGCACCTTATAAAACACACACCCGTTGAACGGCTTAAACGTTTTTCCCAACCGGCAGGTAATTGAACGGCATCTCCATCAGCGGGCGCACTAGACATTttggtatatttaatttaaacgaaataaaacTTTACAGAAATAATGtcctcgttttttttttataaaagattataaaatatctgCCCGAGTTCTTTCACCAAcaaaaatcgtataaaataaGCGACGTAACGATAGCTAGttatctctttttagcaaatcATTATCATGAATTAGATAGAATGCAATGGAAgataaaattctgaaaaaatgtaaatgactcaaaatataagaaaatttaagaaaatttttcataattattttggatttttataatttttatttaattctagaATAAAGCTATGTAAATAAaccggaaaattatttttaatttttaagttggtATTAGTTTGACAGCAAAgaaaccatgaaggttataaagaaggagaacgatcgctagtactaaagcattagcgcacctgttcctgaaaatttgtagaatttatagttcattttcagccaccaaccgcgctgtcgtcggtaagtagtatattagcgcacaacagcccgcatttaatgatacaacttagcgatcccagcgcctcacttattttttcaaaatattagggacaatattttatattgcggtcgttctccttctttataaccttcatgaaaGAAACAATGgcaaagttttaagtttgagttttttttatcaataaagaaaatattgaatttaaaaaacaattaaatacgaaatttattaaaaaaagaagaaatattagTAACCGGTTACACAGAGGAAAAAGTTTTTGACAAGAGCAGCAGTATTATTAGttacaggaaaactaataattcccaagcgattcccaaatgaatggaaatagtttgaatgaaaaataacatttttttctgttaagtACATGGAGCTCTTAAAAATTAGTCGTCGATAGATActtaaatatctacaaaaaaagcTTAATACAAGTTTagaaattgaaaacataaaaaaatggcaaatagTTCATTGCATGATTTAtgtttctttatcaaaaaagaaaataatgaatttgaaaaacaatcaaatacggaatttattagcaaaaatgaaatattagaaaCCAGTGACTCAGTGGAAGAAATTTTTGTCAAGAGTAGCCGTGGTACAAATCATAAACGAATTCAGGAAAATGAAGAGCATTTGATACAAGTCAGCAACGAAGATATTAAActcgaaaaacaaacaaatatagaagttattattaaagatgaaatattagaaaatgCCGAAGACAGTGATAGAAAAGAAGATATACGaattaaaaaggaaatattaGAGGAAAGTGTTTCAATGGAAGTAACATTCGACAGTAATGCTGTGAATAATATAGTGaaacttgaaaaagaattacatacagaATTAATCATTAAAGATGAAGAACTAATTGAAAGTGGTTTACAACTAGAACATATTCGAACTGTAGAAAGTCCGTTTTCATGTGACTtttgtaatgaaatatttactacTCGAAGCAATTTACTTTTACATAAGCGAACTCACACTGGTAAAAAACCATTTctatgtgaaatttgtaataaagcatTTACTAATCTAGCCAATTTAGTTGTACATAAACGAAGTCACTCTGGTGAAaagccattttcatgtgatatttgtagtaAAACATTTACTTCTCGAAGCAATTTAGTTGTACATAAACGAAGTCActctggtgaaaaaccattttcatgtgatgtttgtaatgaAACATTTACTACTCGAGGTAAATTAGTTGTGCATAAACGAcgtcatactggtgaaaaaccatttctatgtgaaatttgtaataaagcatTTATTGATAGCAGCTATTTAACTAGACATAAACGAACTCACTCTGGTGAAaagccattttcatgtgatatttgtaataaagcgTTTAGTGAAAACAGCTCTTTAACTAAGCATAAACGAAGTCacactggtgaaaaaccattttcatgtgatatttgtagtaAAACATTTACTAATCGAAGCAATTTACTTGTACATAAGCGAACTCACACTGGTGAAAAATCATTTctatgtgaaatttgtaataaagcatTTGCTCAACAAAGCACTTTAGCTACTCACAAACGAagtcatactggtgaaaaatcgttttcatgtgaaatttgtaataaagcatTTATTGATAGCAGCTATTTAACTAGACATAAACGAACTCACTCTGGTGAAaagccattttcatgtgatatttgtaataaagcgTTTAGTGAAAACAGCTCTTTAACTAATCATAAACGAAGTCacactggtgaaaaaccattttcatgtgatatttgtagtaAAACATTTACTAATCGAAGCAATTTACTTGTACATAAGCGAACTCACACTGGTAAAAAACCATTTctatgtgaaatttgtaataaagcatTTACTCAAAAAAGCAATTTAGCTACTCACAAACGAagtcatactggtgaaaaaccattttcatgcgaaatttgtaataaaacatttactactTTAGGCAATTTAGTTTCACATAAACGAAATCACACTGGTTAAAACGAatggatttttataccatgtatatgaaatatactaaggtatactaagtttagtctcaagtttataacgcttaaaaatattgatactatgaacaaaattttggtataggtgttcataaaatcacttaattagtccatttctggttgtctgtctgtctgtccgtctatcatcacgattactcatcAGGGATTGAGACAGAACTGTAGAGGCAGCACTACTGCTGACAATAGAGCGCCCTAGTGTTAAAAATGCCAAAGAAAGTGATGTAAACAGTGCAATAGATAGTATTGGtagtaataaaaaatgcaaaaaataattaaattcggATTCTTGCCCGTCAAATATACTGAATCACGGGGTCAAAATCAATTaaggaatttattaatttaacaactTTGTAATTGTTTTGTATACCACTTGTCATCACTTTGTTTCACATTTGCCTCGCCAGGTGGTGTCAAAGTCATCTTTCTCAATCTCTATATAAGgctgaaaagtttaaatgtaaaaaatgttccttataaaaaaataaacaacttttgttagaaacattttttcgtaaacaccactgtttacccttgagagcgcaaattatgcgcaaattgtatagtatgattatatggaaatatcagttatatatgtgtgacatgtatgtatgtgtaatgtgacagagtaatcaacactgcctatacatggtaattcaacaattaactcagtcatttttttttacttgtttatattaattttcacaacaaaaattgtatacttagtataaaatataatatttaattaacttgttactgaatgtttttttttttaattattttccgaATTTGAATTCTTCAAGACTTATGAACTgccattattttcaactttctatgcTGACTGCTGAGGTATCTTTCCCATATTATTGTCGAAAAGGTCTCTAGGGAAATTTATTCGGCATAAATATATGGTAGACAAGAGCAACGGACTGTCAGATCATATTAGTGATTCCGTGATTCATGGCGGActgcaccaaattagcaaagagtaacattcactagctaattcttactgatgatgactacttggtagtcgaaaatacgtattttaaaaatacaaaaaactgatctaggaattggggcaaaaatcgaaatttttttcgacatatccttgagttctcatttattatcttcgataatatttatattactcAGAGAGTTTACTGTTCGATCTCTCGTTATTTCAAATAATCGGTATTTTAACTCTCACAAAATTTACTTcatgtttgaatttttatttttgtatccaattatacGAGGCAATCTGTTATACAAACTGGatacataaaataacaatattatacaCTTTTTGTATCCGATTATACAATCTGGCAGCCCTGCCACTGTCAGTCCATATGTATTTTGCTTGACGATATACCATAGAGCTGTATAAAcatagaaaatgaaattaatgaatTCTTGACCCGATAGAAAGAGACAAATTTTAGACGTTCTTCCCTCTCTGTCTCGCAGTcaataatatttgcaactaCAATGAAATGCACAGACAACAACACATGTTTGGTATATATACTATTATGGTTCTAGTACATATATAAGAGAGACGAAGGCAGAGAGCTTTACTCGACTTTGTAGCTCTATGATAGTATCTCTGTTGGTAATACTCCAAGCAAATTAGTCATTTCGTTACTTAAATTCTAAAACGAGCTGTTTCTCAATGTAAAGTTGttggtttttaatttctataaaggATTTTCTGGACTACTAATagggttttaaaattaaaacaaatataatcacaatttaaatgttttctaattattttgtttttaattataatcgaTACATGTCATTTACACTTATATTGCGGCaacattaaacaataaattaaatacaataaactaACTAAATTAAACGTAGCGATCGACGATCGATAATGTACGGACGACGATACCTTATAATCAATCATCAAAAACAGTTAAAAGTTATAGGAGGATTGAGGCTGTATCGAGGCTGATTTATTGACAGAACTTTTTAGTTATTTAGGATGGGAATAGGAGGATCAGAGATGgttaatacttttatattatgtacGTGGTAATTGTGGAGGGGAATAAGGTACGGAGAGTAAATACGTTACACACGGGTACGGTAAACAACATAACATTTACATAACattttgtttgtgtgtgtgtttgtgtgattaaatttattaatttaaaaagtgttgTTTATCGATATCGCTGCtctattgataatatttatgaataatttaattaatatgttcatgatttttattaaaaaaaataataataataacataatttgttttttaagttatctatgattataaaaatggaTTGAGCTCATTTTAGCCAATTAGACTAAAAGATTAGACACGAAATTGAAATTTGCCTGAGAAGTAATTTATGACTTCCTTGAATCAGAAAAATGGGCACACACTATATAAGtttaataagatatttatttgCTACGAAAGTTACACATGTCTAAATCTGAACTCTGaacgattaataataataataaaacaaaatagggGTACTGGAGAAAATGCACGATTTCTGGAGTCTCTTAATCAAATCTGGTCGAGAAGTGACAACCCTATAAACCAAGGATATCAATGGGAGGACACCatgagaaataaattaaaaaaaaaaaaaaaatcaaaacaatactAAAATTCGCGTAAATAAGGGTAAAAAGTTGCCCACTCTTACTATTTTTTCGTGCCTATAGAACTTTTCatgttcaaaatgattcttttttgtttcggacaaatttcaatcaagtaaagacatatcacatatcttctatcctagtcaaaaagcgctgtttgataatgataaaatatattaaattttcttaggtTGAATGGTATTTGACAACTgaccgaaacaaaagcaaatcgataaAAAGGCTTATTGAAACAAGTTCAAtccaaaatttaactttttaacgatttcaatttttatacaaaagatATAACACAATGATCTCCTTTTCATGGAGTTATATCcgtaatttatcataaataacttttcacaaaattaacaataagaaaaattataaacaaaaaaactatttaataaaaagaaaatattcacaaaaatgtttgtttttttgtagataaGAGTTAGGTTAGGTTTATTGTTAGGTTTAGGTTTAAAAAGTATCtcgtatataatacaataaattactaattaataaactattatttaaacacaGCACTAATTAAAAAC
This region includes:
- the LOC123295210 gene encoding putative peptidyl-prolyl cis-trans isomerase dodo — translated: MSSAPADGDAVQLPAGWEKRLSRSTGHHYYLNIYTKESQWDVPDKPAEPVASCGPEQVQCSHLLVKHKNSRRPSSWREENITRSKEEALELLKSYREQIVQGRASFAELAQNYSDCSSARRGGDLGPFGRGTMQRPFEEAAFALKVGELSEPVDTDSGVHIIMRTA
- the LOC123296252 gene encoding zinc finger protein OZF-like, which codes for MANSSLHDLYEILENAEDSDRKEDIRIKKEILEESVSMEVTFDSNAVNNIVKLEKELHTELIIKDEELIESGLQLEHIRTVESPFSCDFCNEIFTTRSNLLLHKRTHTGKKPFLCEICNKAFTNLANLVVHKRSHSGEKPFSCDICSKTFTSRSNLVVHKRSHSGEKPFSCDVCNETFTTRGKLVVHKRRHTGEKPFLCEICNKAFIDSSYLTRHKRTHSGEKPFSCDICNKAFSENSSLTKHKRSHTGEKPFSCDICSKTFTNRSNLLVHKRTHTGEKSFLCEICNKAFAQQSTLATHKRSHTGEKSFSCEICNKAFIDSSYLTRHKRTHSGEKPFSCDICNKAFSENSSLTNHKRSHTGEKPFSCDICSKTFTNRSNLLVHKRTHTGKKPFLCEICNKAFTQKSNLATHKRSHTGEKPFSCEICNKTFTTLGNLVSHKRNHTG